One stretch of Paenibacillus sp. AN1007 DNA includes these proteins:
- a CDS encoding ABC transporter permease, whose amino-acid sequence MTKSSSLTQTMRFRLKSSHEYSQASFAWITSVLLTLLLLLNSYDWTGQAFKSLTAAAAGIYLFFTLMQSLLVIRIRRDLMQQGAVSVLTRRLAWVQLLAAFTGNIFIVTAAFHLLRRQKSIEYTFAVYTLLTQLFVIGVSALNVFKPYVADTFLPSMAVLLCILIVDLVVLIIVSRYDASSPLPRWMTAVGIVMIVSVITGNIFALLLGISILRRIRRQGKQGTNFWNDLWERLAPNMTAMSGLFFIIFLFSISICSFFTFDYSMAVENNYAALLQPPSLAYPLGTDDFGRCLFSRIVFGARISLIVGLMSTVIPVVIGGVLGAFSGFYGRHTDNIIMRLLDILYAIPGILLAIAIIAAFGANTVNLIIALSLGSIPTYARTMRASVLYVSTFEFVEAARALGYNNRTIIFKHIIPNSLAPMIIKSTLTIGGAVIATSSLSYLGLGVEPHIPEWGNILKLGSTYLETHSYMAIYPGLAIILLVLSFNFLGDGLRDALDPKLEKA is encoded by the coding sequence ATGACAAAATCAAGCTCCCTTACGCAGACAATGCGTTTCCGGCTCAAGTCTTCACACGAATACAGTCAAGCCAGCTTCGCATGGATCACTTCGGTTCTGCTGACCTTGTTACTGCTGCTGAACAGTTATGACTGGACCGGGCAGGCGTTCAAATCTTTGACAGCCGCAGCGGCCGGCATCTATCTGTTCTTTACGCTCATGCAAAGTCTGCTCGTCATTCGAATCAGACGGGATCTAATGCAGCAAGGAGCTGTAAGTGTTCTGACGCGCAGACTGGCCTGGGTGCAGCTGCTGGCTGCTTTTACCGGTAATATTTTTATCGTAACAGCCGCTTTCCATCTGCTTCGACGGCAGAAAAGTATTGAGTATACGTTCGCCGTATATACACTGCTGACACAGCTATTTGTGATTGGTGTATCCGCGTTGAATGTGTTTAAACCTTATGTGGCCGATACCTTTCTGCCTTCTATGGCGGTACTATTATGTATTCTGATTGTGGATCTGGTTGTACTCATCATCGTATCCCGATATGATGCGTCTTCTCCTCTGCCTCGCTGGATGACAGCTGTAGGCATAGTGATGATTGTTAGCGTGATTACGGGCAATATTTTCGCACTGCTGCTGGGGATTTCGATCCTTCGCCGAATTCGCAGGCAGGGCAAACAGGGAACCAATTTTTGGAATGACCTGTGGGAGCGCCTTGCACCGAATATGACGGCGATGTCCGGGCTCTTTTTTATCATCTTCCTGTTCTCGATCTCCATCTGCAGTTTCTTTACGTTCGACTACAGCATGGCGGTGGAAAACAATTATGCAGCCCTGCTTCAGCCGCCTTCCCTGGCTTATCCCTTGGGGACGGATGATTTTGGCCGATGTCTGTTTTCCCGCATCGTGTTTGGTGCACGGATTTCCTTGATAGTCGGTTTGATGTCCACGGTGATTCCGGTTGTGATTGGCGGTGTACTGGGTGCTTTCTCGGGTTTCTACGGGAGACATACGGATAACATCATCATGCGTCTTCTGGATATTTTGTACGCCATTCCAGGGATTCTGCTCGCCATCGCGATCATTGCAGCTTTTGGGGCCAACACGGTTAATCTGATCATTGCCCTGAGTCTGGGTTCAATTCCAACGTATGCCCGAACGATGCGGGCCAGTGTGCTTTATGTATCCACCTTTGAGTTTGTGGAGGCAGCACGTGCTCTCGGTTACAACAACCGTACGATCATTTTCAAACACATCATTCCCAATTCACTTGCACCGATGATCATCAAATCTACACTGACCATTGGCGGAGCTGTCATTGCAACCAGCAGTTTGAGTTACCTCGGGCTTGGCGTAGAACCGCATATACCGGAATGGGGTAACATTCTGAAGCTGGGCAGCACCTACCTGGAGACCCATTCGTATATGGCGATTTACCCGGGACTTGCAATTATTCTGCTTGTGCTTTCGTTTAACTTTCTCGGTGACGG